A genomic stretch from Engraulis encrasicolus isolate BLACKSEA-1 chromosome 10, IST_EnEncr_1.0, whole genome shotgun sequence includes:
- the LOC134456541 gene encoding cytochrome c oxidase subunit 4 isoform 2, mitochondrial: MLHLSAGRLGGLLSRRGLMAVSTSSVRMGHGHAVEQADVSVPMYADRIDTPLPDKAFKDELTAAEKSLKQKEKGPWTQLSKEEKMALYRIAFNKTYPEMKQPTGEWKTVVAGMLFFFGFTGLIVIWQGMYVYPATPRTFDEDWKARQIQRMLDMRVNPVEGFASQWDYEKKQWK; the protein is encoded by the exons ATGCTGCACCTGAGCGCTGGGCGTCTGGGAGGCCTCCTGAGCAGGAGGGGGCTCATGGCCGTGTCCACCAGCAGTGTCAGGATGGGCCATGGACATG cggTGGAGCAGGCGGACGTGTCGGTGCCCATGTATGCGGACCGCATTGACACCCCGCTGCCTGACAAGGCCTTCAAGGACGAGCTGACGGCCGCCGAGAAGAGCCTGAAGCAGAAGGAGAAGGGGCCTTGGACACAGCTGAGCAAGGAGGAAAAGATGGCCC tgtACAGGATTGCGTTCAACAAGACGTACCCGGAGATGAAGCAGCCGACGGGGGAGTGGAAGACGGTGGTGGCCGGCATGCTCTTCTTCTTCGGCTTCACCGGACTCATCGTCATCTGGCAGGGCATGTACG tGTACCCTGCCACCCCGCGCACCTTTGATGAGGACTGGAAGGCCCGGCAGATCCAGAGGATGCTGGACATGAGGGTCAACCCCGTGGAGGGCTTCGCATCCCAGTGGGACTACGAGAAGAAGCAGTGGAAGTAG